A region of Desulfocurvus vexinensis DSM 17965 DNA encodes the following proteins:
- a CDS encoding DUF2188 domain-containing protein, protein MFIEHPGSHHLIWKANGGWDVKKDGATRSSCHFDKKQDAVDAGRKISQNQGTEFYIYGKDGKIQNKDSHGNDPYPPKG, encoded by the coding sequence GTGTTTATCGAGCATCCCGGATCACATCATCTAATTTGGAAAGCCAATGGAGGCTGGGACGTCAAGAAAGACGGCGCGACCCGTAGCAGCTGTCACTTCGACAAGAAGCAGGATGCCGTTGATGCCGGGCGCAAGATCAGCCAGAACCAGGGCACCGAGTTCTACATCTACGGCAAGGACGGGAAGATCCAGAACAAGGACAGCCACGGGAACGATCCGTATCCGCCGAAGGGGTAA